The genomic interval ATCTGTTACGTATACATAGTACGGAACGTCAACATCTTCACTCTGTTCCCTTATGCGCTGCACAGCCTGTTCGGCGGTGAGTTCAGTATTCACGGACATGTAACTGGTGCTCATGCAATATCCGGCGGAATCCTCGGGGTATATGAGAAGCAGTTCTATTCCGTTTCTTTTAACGGGGGACAACAGCCCAATTATCTCATCCCTGCGGTCCTCCGGTATAGCGTCAAGGAAGAGAAGAGCATCGTTCGATTCGAGTGATGCGAGCAGTTCGGCTGCCCGGTTGTTCTCCATTCTTTCAAGGATTTCAAGGAGAATGCCCTCTGGAAGCTCCAGGAGGACTTTATCTGCCATCTTCTGTGTAAAGAGTATCTCTACCAGCACGGTGGCCTCAGGCGGCGTTAGAGTACCGAATAGATCCGCGATATCAGCGTGGTGCATTTTCTTGAGGATGAGGGCTGCCCTGCCTTGCACACCGCTCGCGATAAGTTTGCGGACGTAATCACCGTGTTTTTGAGTAATCGGCATCTTTCACCTGCTTATATGTAATGTTCAGTGGAAGTTAATCGATACGGTTATTCTGTCAATGGCAGAGCTATATCACCGAAGATTCGATTAGAGCATTGTAAAGAGAAACCGGGAACAGTATTTGCTGTTCCCGGAAAGAAAATTGAAACGCCAGGTTAGAAAGATAGATTGAGAAGTACGTATAGCATCATCCAGATACCTACGATTATGCCTAAAAGCCCGAGTTTTCCCTGCTTCGGGGCAAGTTTTGCCATCATCTCATCCATTTTGGCTTTTGCATCTTCAGAACCAATGAAGGATTTGATGACCCCGATCCCGAGAAGCAGACCAAGGGCAAGAGTAAGAAGCGCGGAGACGATCATTGTGATAATACCAACCGGGAATACACTGAAGAAGTCAAAGTATTTGAAGGTCTGAAAAACCTTGATAAGTCCCCATACGGCAGAACATGCACCTATCCATCCTTGGTAGGGCGCCAGTTTCGCGATGATCTCTTTTGCTTCAGGTTTTTTTGAAATAATCAGATTTGGCGCTGCAAGTACCCCTAAGAGCGCAAGCCATAAACCGGTAAACCAACTCACATCAACCTCCCGTTCTCGATTAACTGATTCAGAAGAATCAGCTTTTTGTGTTTTACATTATCATGAATCGCAATGTTTGAATATTCTAGTTTTTTTCCTTCCAATGCGCAAGTGCCGTGAAGCGGTTGTCATAGACTTCTGTTTAAGAATTACTTCGGGATTCGCCTCTTATAGGAACGCAAGCAGGTTTGTAAAAGTGGTAGATGGAACCTCCAGTGGACTGAGCATATATAAGGTACGTAGATAATTGCCGTGTACCTCTTCATGTTCATAGACAGGCAGCAATAGTATAAATATTGACACGTTGGAACTTCGAGGGTAGCATTGGCATTAATAAGTAAAGTGTTCAATCCAGAATATGGGAGATTATCTGTGAACGAAAATCCTCTTCCGGACAAAAGGTTGTTTTCAAGGGCAAGTGTCGATTGTGAACTCACGGTGAGTTGCAATAGTATGCCAATGCTTCCCGCAGCCGTCATCAACGTAAGCGCTTCCGGGGTTTACTGCGTAAGCTCCAGGAATATTGGTGAGCTTACAAGGGTTAACATTATTCTCAGAATCAACGGAGGAGAAGATATTCCAGCAAGGGCTGTGGTCATAAGGGAAGAAGAACTTTCAGATGGTTCATACGGTATCGGCTTTTTTTTCACGAAGATCACTGAACAGGGAAGAAATGCAATTATCGAATACACATCAGATATTGAATCAACGGGTTGATTTACAATGAAAACAATACTTGCAGCGGTTCTATTCATAGCTTTCTCCGTATGCAGCGGTGCGAAGTACGCCGGAGAATTCCTTTCAATTGGTGCTGGTGCAAGGGGCCTTGGTATGGGAGGAGCCTTCTGCGCTGTGGTTGACGATGCCTCAGCCGGGTATTGGAACCCAGCCGGGTTGTACCTGATTGATGGTCAGGAAGCTCAATTCATGCACTCGGAAAGGTTCGGCGGGATTGTCAGGTACGATTACCTTGGTTATGGAAGATCGGATGGCTTAACCGGCCTTGGCGCAAGCCTTTTCAGAACTGATGTCGGGGATATCGCGAACACCAACAATCTTCAGTATTACGATACCGGTTCAGATGGTGTGTTTGGAGTTGACGGAGCCGGTGAACCAGGAGACGCGGGAAACGACGACTACGATTCAACAACCAACCCAAACGGTACCGAGGGGAACGGCGAATGGGATCCCGGGGAAGAGATAATCTACGATGAGGGAAGGATAACTTACGGCAACGGAGTTGACTGGGCTCTTTACCTGTCATGGTCGAGAAGTCTCAATTCGGTGTTTTCCGTAGGAGCCTCCGCGAAAGTAATTCAAAGAGGATTGATGGATAACAGTGCATTCGGCCTGGGTCTTGATATCGGCGCGAGGTATCAGCCTTCGGAAGCCTTTTCCGTTGGGCTGAACCTGCAGGATATATCCGGAACCCATCTCTTCTGGAATACTGGAATTAACGAAAGCATTCTGCCAACTGTAAAACTTGGCCTGGCGTTGAGATGGCCCCTGAGAAAATTCGCGACTGTAGCCACTATTGCCGCGGATGGAGATTTCAGATTCGAGGGACGCGAATATTCCGCGCAGTACAATTTCAGCGGAATAAGTCTCGATACACATCTCGGAGTAGAATTTCTTATTAAGGATCTTGTCGCCCTGAGAATAGGTTCTGCGGAAGGTTCAATGACGGCGGGTATGGGGTTGCAGTTCGGCCTTATGAACCATCCTGTCGGCCTTGATTACGCGTATCTAAGCCATCAGGATCTTGACGCAACCCACAGAATGTCTCTGGGTGCAGGATTCTGATATTACTAAAACACGCTTATCCTTACATTTCATGAGATTCAAGATGTAATATGCCGCACTTAGAGGAAGCCATAAGGAAAAGCATTCATCTGGGTTCTGCAATAATTCCCATTACCGTAATGATCGTATACGACCTTTATCCGGAGGATGGAAGATTTTATCTTTCCGGGACACTGGCTGTTATAGCCGTTATTCTGCTGATATTCGATTTTCTGAAAGCCAGATACAGGCCGTTCAAAAGCTTCGCAATGAGGTTTTTCGGTAAAGTACTAAGGAAGAATGAGCTTGAAGGAGGAATGACGGCTTCGACGATAGTTGTTGCGTCCGCGGCTTTCACAATATTCGTTTTTCGTGAGGAAATAGCGGTTGTTGCCCTTCTCTTCCTGAGCTTTGGAGACAGCGCGGCAGCACTCGTCGGGAAGCATTTCGGAAGGATAAAACTCGTGGGACCGCGTACCCTTGAAGGCAGCCTGGCAGCCTTCAGTACTTGCCTTATTGTAAGTCTTTTCGCTCTGTGGGTTTCACCTGAATTCGGGTGGTATTTTACACCCGCTACACTTCTGGCCGGTTCCCTCGTGGCTACGCTTTCTGAGCTGTTTTACCTTCCGCTCGATGATAATTTCAGGATACCTGTCTTTGCAGGTCTTGCCATGGAACTGATCCTTCCGGGTTAACAATGCGCATGACTTACTATATTGATGTTTACGGCTGCCAGATGAACGTTCATGATTCTGAAATTATATCCGGCATACTTGAGTCGGAAGGATTTTCACTAACTGAAAAACCGGAATTGGCGGATGTCATACTCCTGGTGTCCTGCGCAGTAAGAGAACATGCTGAAACAAGGGTTCTGGGCAGGGCTTCCCAGCTGGGAGGCCAGTGGCGGGGCAGAGAATCGGGGAAACCCCTGATCGTTCTGTGCGGCTGCGTTGCCCAGGAACACGGGGACAGCCTGCTTGCAAGGATGAAAGACCTTGATCTTGTGGTAGGCCCTGACTGCTATAGAGACCTTCCCGGGTTGATAAGAAATTCCGCAAGGACAAGCGCAGTTGAGTTCAGGGAAGGTGATTATACCGGAATAGAGCCGGTCAGAAAGGAATTTCCAAGGGCTTACGTTACGATTATGCGCGGCTGCAACAATTTCTGCAGCTACTGCATTGTGCCTTACGTCAGGGGGAGGGAACGGAGCAGGAATTCCGATGCAATACTGAGTGAGGTTGCTGCACTTTCACGGAGCGGGTACGGTGAAATCACACTTCTCGGACAGAACGTGAACTCCTACCATGACGGAGAGACTTCATTTTCCGAGCTTCTACGAAAATCTGCTTTGGCTGCGGGCAATTCATGGGTAAGATTCGTAACCAGCCATCCCAGGGATCTCGACAGTAAGACCGTCGACGTAATGGCTTCCGAAAAGAACATCTGCGAATACCTGCATCTGCCATTTCAATCGGGGAGCGATAGAGTTCTCAGTATGATGAACAGGGGATACTCAGTACGGGAGTATCTCGATAGAATTGCATTGCTCAAGGACGCCATGCCGGATATTGTGCTTTCAACGGATGTAATAACAGGATTCCCCGGGGAGTCCGAAAAGGATTTCCAGAAGACAGTCGACCTTCTTGAGAGTGTAAGATTCGATAACGCGTTCCTGTTCAAATACAGCGAAAGAGCGGGGACAGCCGCCTGCGACCTTGAGAACCCTGTACCGGAAAAGGAACGCCTTGCCAGACTGAACCATCTTCAGGAGCTTCAGAGAAAGATAACGGTTGAGGAATCGGGAAAACTGATGGGAAAAACTCTCAGGGTTCTTGTTACAGGGCCTGCGAGACAACCCGCGCAACAGGCTTCCAGAACGGAAGGCAACAGGATGGTTATCCTGGAGTCCACGGATTTCAGACCGGGGAGTTTTGTGAATGTAAGGATAACAAGAGCTGACGGATGGACTCATTTCGGCGAATCTGTTGAAGAGCCTGTCATCCGATGAAATTTGTAAAACACCTGGAGCAGTGGGGCAGGAGGAGAACAGCAGCTCTTCCCGGCGTTCTGCCTGACAGGGAGGAAGCTCTTCCTGCAGATCCATCCAGGATACTCGTAATAAGAACGGATAACAGGCTTGGTAACCTGGTGCTTCTGGAGCCGCTCCTGAGGAGTATCAGGATTAGATTTCCCCAGGCTGAGCTTGATATTTTAGCAAGCGATGTATTCTCCGAACTCCTTGAATATCAAGGATATAATGTAATAAAAATGGATAAGAAGGGACAGATCAGAAATCCTGCCAGATTCGTAAACCTCATTCGGAAACTCCGCAGTAAATCGTACGATGTGGCAATTGATGCCGCGCACCCCCATTCGTTTTCCCTATCCGGAGCGATTGGCACTGTTCTTTCCGGGGCAGGCTGCAGGATAAGCACAGACGCAGGCGATTCCAGCGGATGGTACACGAATACCGTAGCCGAACCTCCAATTGACTGGCATGAGAGCAGGGCTCTTCATTCACTGGGCAGTGTCTGGGGCAACTGGCCTGAATGGTCGCCGCCGGAGCTTCATTTCACCGAAAAAGGAAAAAGAGAGGCCGCAGGACTTCACGCAGGAGCCAGTGGAAACAAGAAATATCCGCTTGAACTCCTTGAGAATCTTGTAGATAGAATATGCAGGAAGGTAATCCTGGAAGTCTACTGGGGCAGTGATGAGGAAAGAGAAACCGCTTTGTACCTGAAAAGCAGGTATCCTGTTGCAGTCATGCCGAAGTTATCAGTTGCGGAATTGATTGAGAGAATTGCCGGGTTAAAACTATTCATTACATCTGATAACGGCCCGATGCACATTGCCTCGGCTGTTTCAGTGCCTGTGATAGCTCTTTTCAGAATAGATAACATGAACAGATTCGCGCCTCTGTCAGAAGGTTCAAAAACACTATTCGCGAACGAGGGACCAGAGCCGGATATAGTTGCCGCAGCAGTTCTTGAAGCTTACTGATCTTCCATTCGCGATTTCTCCAGTTCACCGAGCACTTCCTGCACTGTGGATTCAGTTGATGCCAGCCTTTCCCGGAGGCTTCTTATTAGATCGGCAGCCCGTTTAACTTTAATTTCGAGCTGGTCTACAGGGCAGTCTTCCCGGCCCATTTCATCAACGAGTTTCGTCAATTCTTCCAGATTATCTTCGTAGGTTGTTTTTTTTTCGCTGCCGTCATTCATTATCAGTCCTTTCCGGAATGATCATTTCGGTTTTTGCCATCAGTGAGCCGTCCCTGAGTATAACCTCTATAGTTTCTTCCACAGCCGTATCCGAGATACTCCGAAGCAGTTTTCCGTTCTTTCCGCGAACGGTGGCCCATCCTTTACTGTAAAGCCTTTCGGGATTGTTTCCTTTTACCACTGCCTCAAGATTCTCTATCCGCAGAAGATTGATCTCCAGTTTACGTGAAACGGATGAAGCAATTTCCCGTTCAAGTGAGTCAAGCTCAAAACCGAGTCTTCTGGTGTTCCCCGTTTCCAGCACTTTTTCAAGGGAGATTCCGCACCTCTTTAATTTTCCGGATGCCGCAGAGATAGAAATGCCCGCACATCGGACGAGCCAGTCCTCCAGCGAGTTTATCTCCTGCTTCTGAGCCCTGAAAATCAGTTTACTCGAACGGGATAGAACAGCGACCGATGTTGAGAGTCTTTCTCTTGCAGCAGCCACGCCCCTTGATGCTGATCTGTGAAGTATGACTGCAAGGGAATCGATGCTGCTAAGCAGATCAGCCATCCTGTTGACAAGGTAGTTCGCTGCGTGTGTGGGTGTCTTTACTCTGGTATGAGAAGCGAAATCCGGAAGCGTGGTGTCAGTTTCATGACCTATGGCGGATATTACCGGCCATGGTACCTGTGATATCACACTGGCGATGTGTTCGTCGTTGAACCAGGCAAGGTCAGTTGATGAACCGCCACCGCGGGTTAATACAACAGCATCAAGATCCGGAACCATAAGCAGCCTGTTGAAGGAATCGATGACGCCACGGGCAGTACCGAT from Candidatus Aegiribacteria sp. carries:
- the xseB gene encoding exodeoxyribonuclease VII small subunit, whose product is MNDGSEKKTTYEDNLEELTKLVDEMGREDCPVDQLEIKVKRAADLIRSLRERLASTESTVQEVLGELEKSRMEDQ
- a CDS encoding PilZ domain-containing protein, which gives rise to MNENPLPDKRLFSRASVDCELTVSCNSMPMLPAAVINVSASGVYCVSSRNIGELTRVNIILRINGGEDIPARAVVIREEELSDGSYGIGFFFTKITEQGRNAIIEYTSDIESTG
- a CDS encoding UPF0164 family protein, with amino-acid sequence MKTILAAVLFIAFSVCSGAKYAGEFLSIGAGARGLGMGGAFCAVVDDASAGYWNPAGLYLIDGQEAQFMHSERFGGIVRYDYLGYGRSDGLTGLGASLFRTDVGDIANTNNLQYYDTGSDGVFGVDGAGEPGDAGNDDYDSTTNPNGTEGNGEWDPGEEIIYDEGRITYGNGVDWALYLSWSRSLNSVFSVGASAKVIQRGLMDNSAFGLGLDIGARYQPSEAFSVGLNLQDISGTHLFWNTGINESILPTVKLGLALRWPLRKFATVATIAADGDFRFEGREYSAQYNFSGISLDTHLGVEFLIKDLVALRIGSAEGSMTAGMGLQFGLMNHPVGLDYAYLSHQDLDATHRMSLGAGF
- the xseA gene encoding exodeoxyribonuclease VII large subunit, whose protein sequence is MRPAGITISDYSEASSDFTVLSLNRRVGELLSTAFPQPVWVRGEIAETSSTNARGHTYFRLVEPSPDGMGQPLAVIDCALFAGSRPPIVRTFAREGQVFQLTEGMAIRIQGRITLWDKGGRYQLIVNDIDPSWTMGNQAKRLRRLVDKLRKEGILEANGELDMPLAPLNVGLITARGSAAEKDFIKGLKDSQYPFKVRIAYAPMQGIGTARGVIDSFNRLLMVPDLDAVVLTRGGGSSTDLAWFNDEHIASVISQVPWPVISAIGHETDTTLPDFASHTRVKTPTHAANYLVNRMADLLSSIDSLAVILHRSASRGVAAARERLSTSVAVLSRSSKLIFRAQKQEINSLEDWLVRCAGISISAASGKLKRCGISLEKVLETGNTRRLGFELDSLEREIASSVSRKLEINLLRIENLEAVVKGNNPERLYSKGWATVRGKNGKLLRSISDTAVEETIEVILRDGSLMAKTEMIIPERTDNE
- a CDS encoding glycosyltransferase family 9 protein, with the protein product MKFVKHLEQWGRRRTAALPGVLPDREEALPADPSRILVIRTDNRLGNLVLLEPLLRSIRIRFPQAELDILASDVFSELLEYQGYNVIKMDKKGQIRNPARFVNLIRKLRSKSYDVAIDAAHPHSFSLSGAIGTVLSGAGCRISTDAGDSSGWYTNTVAEPPIDWHESRALHSLGSVWGNWPEWSPPELHFTEKGKREAAGLHAGASGNKKYPLELLENLVDRICRKVILEVYWGSDEERETALYLKSRYPVAVMPKLSVAELIERIAGLKLFITSDNGPMHIASAVSVPVIALFRIDNMNRFAPLSEGSKTLFANEGPEPDIVAAAVLEAY
- a CDS encoding MotA/TolQ/ExbB proton channel family protein; the protein is MSWFTGLWLALLGVLAAPNLIISKKPEAKEIIAKLAPYQGWIGACSAVWGLIKVFQTFKYFDFFSVFPVGIITMIVSALLTLALGLLLGIGVIKSFIGSEDAKAKMDEMMAKLAPKQGKLGLLGIIVGIWMMLYVLLNLSF
- the miaB gene encoding tRNA (N6-isopentenyl adenosine(37)-C2)-methylthiotransferase MiaB, producing the protein MTYYIDVYGCQMNVHDSEIISGILESEGFSLTEKPELADVILLVSCAVREHAETRVLGRASQLGGQWRGRESGKPLIVLCGCVAQEHGDSLLARMKDLDLVVGPDCYRDLPGLIRNSARTSAVEFREGDYTGIEPVRKEFPRAYVTIMRGCNNFCSYCIVPYVRGRERSRNSDAILSEVAALSRSGYGEITLLGQNVNSYHDGETSFSELLRKSALAAGNSWVRFVTSHPRDLDSKTVDVMASEKNICEYLHLPFQSGSDRVLSMMNRGYSVREYLDRIALLKDAMPDIVLSTDVITGFPGESEKDFQKTVDLLESVRFDNAFLFKYSERAGTAACDLENPVPEKERLARLNHLQELQRKITVEESGKLMGKTLRVLVTGPARQPAQQASRTEGNRMVILESTDFRPGSFVNVRITRADGWTHFGESVEEPVIR